The Chryseobacterium suipulveris genome window below encodes:
- the hemL gene encoding glutamate-1-semialdehyde 2,1-aminomutase yields the protein MLYQRSSALFDEAQKYIPGGVNSPVRAFKSVGGVPVFMKYAKGAYMTDVDDNVYIDYINSWGPAILGHTHPEVLEAIQKQAENGFSYGTPTELETEIAKLIVENVPNIDQIRMVSSGTEACMSAIRLARGFTGRDKIIKFEGCYHGHSDSFLIKAGSGAATFGNPNSPGVTAGTAKDTLLARYNDFEQVEDLFRHNEGEIAAIIIEPVAGNMGCVLPENNFLQKLRTICDENGALLIFDEVMTGFRLAFGGAQEVFNVKADLVTFGKVIGGGMPVGAFAGRNEIMNHLAPRGAVYQAGTLSGNPLAMRAGLTTLELIKKDASFYQNINKATETLDFEIGKILNSKNIPHRINRKGSMMSVFFHATSVSNFDEAAMANHSLFNNFFHQLLENGIYLPPSGFETWFISDAIKEKEIDKTLEVIRKFEYS from the coding sequence ATGTTATATCAAAGAAGTTCGGCGCTTTTTGACGAAGCCCAAAAATATATTCCGGGTGGAGTAAATTCACCAGTTCGTGCCTTTAAATCTGTTGGCGGAGTTCCCGTTTTTATGAAATATGCAAAAGGTGCGTACATGACCGATGTGGACGATAATGTTTACATCGACTATATCAATTCGTGGGGACCGGCGATTTTGGGACACACGCATCCCGAGGTTTTGGAAGCCATCCAGAAGCAGGCAGAAAACGGGTTTTCCTACGGAACACCTACCGAACTCGAAACAGAAATTGCAAAACTCATCGTGGAAAATGTGCCGAATATCGACCAGATCAGAATGGTTTCTTCGGGAACTGAAGCGTGTATGAGTGCAATCCGTTTGGCGAGAGGTTTTACGGGAAGAGATAAAATTATCAAATTCGAAGGTTGCTATCACGGACATTCGGATTCGTTTTTAATTAAAGCGGGAAGTGGTGCCGCAACTTTCGGGAATCCGAATTCACCCGGAGTTACTGCGGGAACGGCAAAAGACACACTTCTTGCGCGATACAATGATTTTGAGCAGGTCGAAGATTTGTTCAGACACAACGAAGGAGAAATTGCCGCCATCATCATCGAGCCGGTTGCAGGAAATATGGGTTGCGTTTTGCCGGAAAATAATTTCCTACAAAAACTCCGTACGATCTGTGACGAAAATGGTGCGCTTTTGATTTTTGATGAAGTGATGACAGGTTTCCGTTTGGCTTTTGGCGGAGCCCAGGAAGTTTTCAATGTGAAAGCGGATTTGGTAACCTTCGGAAAAGTAATCGGTGGCGGAATGCCGGTCGGTGCTTTTGCGGGAAGAAATGAAATTATGAACCATCTTGCTCCGAGAGGCGCGGTTTACCAGGCGGGAACTTTGAGCGGGAATCCTTTGGCGATGAGGGCTGGTTTGACTACTTTGGAACTCATCAAGAAGGATGCGAGCTTTTATCAAAATATCAACAAAGCTACTGAAACCCTCGACTTCGAAATTGGCAAGATTTTGAATTCTAAGAATATTCCGCACCGCATTAACAGGAAAGGATCGATGATGAGTGTGTTTTTCCACGCGACTTCGGTTTCTAATTTCGACGAGGCGGCGATGGCGAACCACTCGCTGTTCAACAATTTCTTCCACCAGCTTTTGGAAAACGGGATTTATCTTCCGCCGAGTGGTTTTGAAACGTGGTTTATTTCTGACGCTATTAAAGAAAAGGAAATCGACAAGACGCTGGAAGTCATTAGAAAATTTGAATATTCGTAA
- the namA gene encoding NADPH dehydrogenase NamA — translation MTLYSKISFRNLELSNRWVMSPMCMYSCENGVPNDFHFVHYASRAQGGTGLIIVEATGVVPEGRITNKCTGIWNDEQKTAFSKIVKFIHANTESKIGIQLAHAGRKASTWNGKQISLEEGWETVAPSPIPYLEGERIPHELSVSEIKDLVKNFQDAAIRSLEAGFDLIEIHAAHGYLIHQFLSPLSNVRTDEYGGSFENRIRFLLEIVDAVNEVLDDDHPLFVRISGTEYAENGWNISDSVELAKILKQRKVDLIDVSSGGNIHGAKITLFDGYQVPFASEIKKDSGMRTGAVGLIKTAEQAEEILQNGDADLIFVAREILRNPYLAIQNSFKENQNCFFPPQYERAKP, via the coding sequence ATGACCCTCTACTCCAAAATATCTTTCCGCAATCTCGAACTCAGCAACCGATGGGTAATGTCGCCGATGTGTATGTACTCCTGCGAAAACGGTGTTCCAAATGATTTTCATTTCGTGCATTACGCGAGTCGCGCTCAAGGCGGAACTGGACTGATCATCGTGGAAGCAACCGGCGTTGTCCCGGAAGGAAGGATCACCAATAAATGTACTGGAATCTGGAACGACGAGCAGAAAACCGCCTTTTCTAAAATCGTGAAATTCATCCACGCAAACACAGAATCCAAAATTGGGATTCAGTTAGCGCACGCCGGAAGAAAAGCTTCAACCTGGAACGGGAAACAAATCTCTTTGGAAGAAGGTTGGGAAACCGTGGCTCCATCGCCGATTCCTTATTTGGAAGGCGAACGAATTCCGCACGAACTTTCAGTTTCGGAAATCAAAGATTTGGTAAAAAATTTTCAGGATGCCGCGATCAGAAGTTTGGAGGCAGGTTTTGATCTGATTGAAATTCACGCTGCACACGGATATTTGATTCACCAGTTTTTGTCGCCGTTATCGAATGTGCGAACCGATGAATACGGCGGAAGTTTTGAAAACCGAATCCGGTTTTTATTGGAAATCGTTGATGCCGTGAATGAGGTTTTGGATGATGACCACCCACTTTTTGTAAGAATCTCGGGAACTGAATATGCTGAAAACGGCTGGAACATTTCCGACAGTGTGGAACTCGCAAAGATCCTGAAACAAAGAAAAGTTGACCTCATCGATGTTTCGAGCGGCGGGAATATCCACGGTGCAAAAATAACTTTGTTTGATGGTTACCAAGTTCCTTTCGCTTCCGAAATTAAAAAAGATTCGGGAATGAGAACCGGCGCGGTCGGATTAATCAAAACTGCAGAACAGGCAGAAGAAATTTTGCAGAACGGCGACGCAGACTTGATTTTCGTGGCGCGGGAAATTTTGAGAAATCCTTATTTGGCGATACAGAATTCATTTAAAGAAAACCAAAACTGTTTTTTCCCTCCTCAGTATGAAAGAGCAAAACCTTGA
- a CDS encoding 1-aminocyclopropane-1-carboxylate deaminase/D-cysteine desulfhydrase, producing MNFPTIKIPITEIPLNKSVRLFIKREDLIDPEISGNKFWKLFYNINHYLERNPKNPLIITFGGAFSNHISAVSALGKNLGIKTLGIIRGEELQQKWEQNPTLKFASSNGMDFRFVSREEYRNKVSLTKKLENEFPSSLIIPDGGTNNLAVDGIQHMLSSDTKSFNYLCTAVGTGGTIAGISKFAGDDQKVLGFKVVDDNSLKTKISELSGNENFSLIEADFGGYGKINDENIRFINWFSAEFGIQLDPIYTGKMMQKVFELIDEGFFPENSRILCFHTGGLQGIEGANEMLKKQNRTVIINRNGL from the coding sequence ATGAATTTTCCCACCATAAAAATTCCCATCACCGAAATTCCATTAAACAAAAGCGTCCGTCTTTTTATCAAAAGAGAAGATCTGATCGATCCCGAAATTTCAGGAAACAAATTCTGGAAACTGTTCTATAATATCAATCACTATTTAGAAAGAAATCCGAAAAACCCTTTAATCATCACTTTTGGCGGCGCATTCTCCAACCACATTTCTGCGGTTTCCGCATTGGGAAAAAATCTGGGGATCAAAACTTTGGGCATCATCCGCGGCGAGGAACTCCAACAAAAATGGGAACAAAACCCGACTTTGAAATTTGCCAGTTCCAACGGAATGGATTTTCGATTTGTCTCGAGGGAAGAATACCGCAACAAAGTTTCATTAACCAAAAAATTGGAGAACGAATTTCCGAGTAGCTTGATCATTCCAGACGGAGGAACCAACAATCTCGCTGTAGATGGCATTCAGCATATGTTAAGCAGCGATACAAAAAGTTTTAATTATCTTTGCACCGCGGTGGGAACTGGCGGAACGATTGCAGGAATCTCGAAATTTGCGGGAGATGACCAGAAAGTTTTGGGCTTTAAAGTTGTTGATGACAACTCCTTGAAAACTAAAATTTCAGAACTGTCAGGAAATGAAAATTTTTCGCTGATCGAGGCAGATTTCGGGGGTTATGGTAAAATAAATGACGAAAATATCCGTTTTATCAATTGGTTTTCAGCAGAGTTCGGGATTCAATTGGATCCCATTTACACCGGGAAAATGATGCAGAAAGTTTTCGAGTTGATTGATGAGGGTTTCTTTCCCGAAAACAGTAGAATCCTCTGTTTCCATACCGGCGGATTGCAGGGAATCGAGGGAGCCAACGAAATGCTGAAAAAGCAAAATAGAACAGTCATTATCAATAGGAATGGGCTTTAG
- a CDS encoding glucosaminidase domain-containing protein: MRKIFFAFTVFFLSKTYSQSWKNDDQYVQKFAAYAVEEMEKYKIPASITLAQGILETGGGQSRLAIQGNNHFGIKCKEDWTGKTMAHTDDAPNECFRVYDDPRDSYEDHSKFLAYRKYYVNLFKLDIKDYKGWAHGLKKAGYATNPRYAYILIDKIEKLKLYEFDNTNSKEVHYAILKLYPDLRNDQVFMAKLEQNKANTKPVTVTVPYEQTSYAKQKEKVEKIVSKTELLNSILIKSHPNENRKFIIVPDDMDLASLSKKFGISQSRLLRWNELDSDHVRKNDILFLESKSSTGNIATYKSQAGESMHYISQKFGIKLKKLYSKNRMDFGQQPKPGQLIYLQEKKPRG, translated from the coding sequence ATGAGAAAAATATTTTTTGCTTTTACTGTATTTTTTCTATCAAAAACCTATTCGCAATCCTGGAAAAACGATGACCAGTACGTGCAGAAATTTGCAGCTTATGCCGTAGAGGAAATGGAGAAGTATAAAATTCCCGCCTCAATCACTTTGGCACAGGGAATTCTGGAAACTGGTGGTGGACAAAGCCGATTGGCAATCCAGGGAAATAACCATTTCGGAATTAAATGCAAAGAAGACTGGACCGGAAAAACAATGGCGCACACCGATGATGCTCCGAATGAATGTTTCCGCGTGTACGACGACCCGAGAGATTCCTATGAAGACCACTCTAAATTCCTGGCATACCGAAAATATTACGTCAACCTTTTCAAACTCGATATCAAAGATTACAAAGGATGGGCACACGGACTGAAGAAGGCAGGTTACGCCACCAATCCGCGATACGCCTATATTCTGATCGACAAAATCGAAAAACTGAAACTGTACGAATTCGACAATACCAATTCAAAAGAGGTGCATTACGCAATTCTTAAACTCTATCCCGATTTGCGCAATGACCAGGTTTTTATGGCAAAGCTCGAACAAAATAAAGCCAATACAAAACCAGTTACGGTAACAGTTCCTTATGAACAAACTTCCTACGCAAAGCAAAAGGAAAAAGTTGAGAAAATCGTCAGCAAAACGGAGCTTCTGAATTCAATCTTAATTAAAAGCCATCCGAACGAAAACCGCAAATTCATCATTGTTCCCGACGATATGGATTTGGCGTCGCTTTCGAAAAAATTCGGAATCAGCCAAAGTCGTTTGCTGAGATGGAACGAGCTCGACAGCGACCATGTCAGAAAAAACGACATCCTCTTCCTCGAATCAAAATCATCCACAGGAAATATTGCCACGTATAAATCTCAAGCCGGCGAATCGATGCACTATATTTCGCAGAAATTTGGCATCAAGCTGAAGAAACTCTACTCAAAAAACAGAATGGATTTCGGACAGCAACCAAAACCGGGACAGCTCATTTACCTGCAGGAAAAAAAACCGAGAGGATAA
- the cdd gene encoding cytidine deaminase — MEKEFKITFEAISSYDALDATEKKLFDAAKKIRENAYAAYSNFLVGCAVLLENGEIITGSNQENAAYPSGLCAERTTIFWTSANFPNVKIKKLFVIGAPKDAISSTPIPPCGACRQSILEYESKQKDEIEIYFASLDGEIYKTKSIRDLLPFSFDSSYL, encoded by the coding sequence ATGGAAAAAGAATTTAAAATCACCTTTGAAGCCATCAGCAGTTACGACGCGCTGGATGCGACTGAAAAAAAACTCTTCGATGCCGCCAAGAAAATCCGTGAAAACGCTTATGCGGCGTATTCCAACTTTTTGGTAGGATGTGCGGTGCTTCTGGAAAACGGCGAAATCATCACGGGAAGCAATCAGGAAAACGCGGCATATCCGTCGGGATTGTGCGCGGAGAGAACGACGATTTTCTGGACTTCTGCAAATTTTCCAAACGTGAAAATCAAAAAACTTTTTGTGATCGGTGCGCCAAAAGATGCCATTTCATCGACCCCGATTCCACCTTGTGGAGCTTGCCGACAATCGATCCTGGAATATGAATCCAAGCAGAAAGACGAGATCGAAATTTACTTCGCTTCATTGGATGGTGAAATCTACAAAACCAAATCCATCCGCGATTTACTTCCATTTTCGTTTGATTCTTCTTACCTTTAA
- a CDS encoding DUF5522 domain-containing protein encodes MDQNKIKENEDFYYNEQGYRVFTEKYHLKRGYCCKSGCKHCPYGYDKKTDTFKKIKKNNS; translated from the coding sequence ATGGATCAAAATAAAATCAAAGAGAATGAAGACTTTTATTATAACGAGCAGGGTTACAGGGTTTTTACAGAAAAGTATCACCTGAAACGCGGCTACTGCTGCAAAAGCGGCTGCAAACACTGTCCGTACGGATATGATAAAAAGACCGACACGTTTAAAAAAATTAAAAAAAATAACTCGTAA
- a CDS encoding 4-alpha-glucanotransferase produces the protein MKLYLNINFRTKMGEKLQVLVMEEGSEDKLHFLNYTDNGNWNAEIDYFSKQISYKYQLTDEGGNILDEEFSLHHLNLPHNYNEFTVYDSWNLKNFPENYLNNKILKNKLRGFKPEKISVLKKHTHLFRLEAPIYHPNWKVVILGNCDALGNWEWLKAVELAQTDFGIWEAAIELPTNQMIQYKYGLKDITSGQVFDIEYGDNRWTLPNAEKNVLQIKADHFFKFKSYEMYHAAGVAVPVFALRTENGFGVGEFSDLKNLGDWAKKTNLSILQILPINDTTANYTWTDSYPYAAISVYALHPQYLSLDKLDFALPKDLVEEFNAKKTELNALDLIDYEQMISGKWKYVKAVFDANKEKILKDRNFKKFIKDNEEWLVPYAAFCVQRDKYKTPNFNNWKTHKKYIAGKIAPFFTAKSKDYDATMLHSWVQYQLHLQLKDAIDYIHDLGISVKGDLPIGIYRYSVEAWTEPELFGMDFQAGAPPDQFTGLGQNWEFPTYNWDAMKADGYRWWKNRFKALEQYFDAMRIDHILGFFRIWRMPMSAVQGILGYFYPAVPVRIEEFHARNIPFHFDRYCKPYINDQILWDYFGDERDAIHNFFMNNHFNGTYSFKEEFDTQRKLRDYFDQNPHPWAEDKLISLCANVLFLQEDLGNGEYVYHPRFNIDRTDSYKYLPDWEKQAIHDLYIDYFFKRQDGLWYQKAMEKLPVILNATDMLICGEDLGLVPDCVPQVMDRLAITALKVQRMPSENILWYNPRNAGYMNVVTASSHDSSTLRQWWHEDRNFTQKFFNQQLGQYGTAPWNMEPELGEMIMKQHLYNDAMLAIFPIQEFLATDYELANPNMDDERINQPAVFPHYWRYRMHLNLEDLAAKEDFNNKIASWISDSNRV, from the coding sequence ATGAAACTTTACCTTAACATTAACTTCCGAACCAAAATGGGCGAAAAACTCCAGGTTTTGGTGATGGAGGAAGGAAGCGAAGACAAGCTCCACTTCCTGAACTATACTGATAACGGAAACTGGAATGCGGAAATCGACTATTTCTCCAAGCAGATTTCGTACAAATACCAGTTGACCGATGAAGGAGGAAATATCCTCGATGAAGAATTTTCTCTTCACCATCTGAATCTTCCGCACAACTATAATGAGTTTACAGTGTACGACAGCTGGAATTTGAAAAACTTCCCGGAGAATTATCTCAACAATAAAATTCTTAAAAATAAACTGCGCGGATTCAAGCCAGAAAAAATTTCGGTACTCAAAAAACACACTCATCTTTTCCGTTTGGAAGCTCCGATTTACCACCCGAACTGGAAAGTGGTGATTCTCGGAAACTGCGATGCACTCGGAAATTGGGAATGGCTGAAAGCGGTAGAGTTGGCGCAAACCGACTTCGGGATTTGGGAAGCCGCAATCGAACTGCCGACCAACCAAATGATCCAGTACAAATACGGTTTGAAAGACATCACTTCAGGACAGGTTTTCGATATCGAATATGGCGACAACAGATGGACTTTACCAAATGCTGAGAAAAATGTTTTACAGATTAAAGCCGACCATTTCTTCAAGTTTAAATCTTACGAAATGTATCATGCAGCGGGAGTTGCAGTTCCGGTTTTTGCATTGCGCACCGAAAATGGTTTCGGAGTCGGCGAATTTTCTGACCTGAAAAATCTCGGCGATTGGGCAAAAAAAACCAATCTTTCCATTTTGCAGATTTTGCCGATTAATGACACGACGGCAAACTATACCTGGACTGATTCTTATCCGTATGCTGCGATTTCGGTGTACGCACTTCATCCGCAATATTTGTCTTTAGATAAACTTGATTTCGCTTTACCGAAAGATTTAGTTGAAGAATTTAATGCGAAAAAAACAGAGCTCAATGCGCTTGATCTGATCGATTACGAACAAATGATTTCAGGCAAATGGAAATATGTGAAAGCCGTTTTTGATGCCAATAAAGAGAAAATCCTGAAGGATCGAAACTTCAAGAAATTCATCAAAGACAACGAAGAGTGGCTCGTTCCTTATGCTGCGTTCTGCGTTCAGCGCGACAAGTACAAAACGCCGAACTTCAACAACTGGAAAACACACAAAAAATATATTGCCGGAAAAATCGCTCCTTTCTTTACCGCCAAAAGCAAAGATTATGATGCGACCATGCTTCATTCCTGGGTTCAGTACCAACTTCACCTGCAATTGAAAGATGCGATCGACTACATCCACGATTTGGGAATTTCGGTGAAAGGAGATTTGCCGATCGGGATTTACAGATACTCGGTAGAAGCGTGGACGGAACCGGAACTTTTCGGCATGGATTTTCAGGCGGGAGCACCACCTGATCAGTTCACCGGTTTGGGGCAAAACTGGGAATTCCCAACCTACAACTGGGACGCGATGAAAGCCGACGGTTACCGATGGTGGAAAAACCGTTTCAAGGCATTGGAACAGTATTTCGACGCCATGAGAATCGACCACATTCTCGGTTTCTTCAGAATCTGGAGGATGCCGATGAGCGCAGTTCAGGGAATCCTCGGATATTTTTATCCAGCAGTTCCTGTGAGAATCGAAGAGTTTCATGCGAGAAATATTCCGTTCCATTTCGACCGATATTGCAAACCGTATATCAACGACCAAATTTTGTGGGACTATTTCGGTGACGAAAGGGATGCGATTCACAACTTCTTCATGAACAACCATTTTAATGGAACCTACAGCTTCAAGGAAGAATTCGACACCCAAAGAAAACTCCGCGATTATTTTGACCAAAATCCTCATCCGTGGGCGGAAGATAAACTGATTTCACTCTGTGCAAATGTGCTTTTCCTTCAGGAAGATTTAGGAAACGGCGAATATGTTTACCATCCGCGGTTCAATATTGACAGGACTGATTCCTACAAATATCTTCCGGATTGGGAAAAACAGGCGATCCACGATTTGTACATCGACTATTTCTTCAAAAGACAGGACGGATTGTGGTACCAGAAAGCGATGGAAAAACTTCCGGTAATCCTCAATGCTACTGATATGCTGATCTGTGGCGAAGATTTAGGACTTGTTCCTGACTGTGTTCCACAAGTGATGGACCGGTTAGCAATTACCGCTTTGAAAGTTCAGAGAATGCCGTCGGAAAATATTTTGTGGTACAACCCGCGAAATGCAGGTTATATGAATGTGGTGACCGCGAGTTCGCACGACAGTTCGACACTTCGTCAATGGTGGCACGAAGACCGGAACTTCACGCAGAAATTCTTCAACCAGCAACTCGGTCAATACGGAACCGCTCCTTGGAATATGGAGCCGGAATTGGGTGAAATGATTATGAAGCAGCATCTGTACAATGACGCGATGCTCGCAATTTTCCCGATACAGGAGTTCTTGGCGACTGATTATGAATTGGCAAATCCAAATATGGACGATGAAAGAATTAATCAGCCGGCGGTTTTCCCACATTATTGGAGATACCGAATGCATCTGAATCTGGAAGATTTGGCGGCGAAAGAAGATTTTAATAACAAAATCGCGTCCTGGATTTCAGATTCTAACCGCGTTTGA
- a CDS encoding peptidoglycan DD-metalloendopeptidase family protein → MKKIILLPLFLLGFWGMSQNSIQSGFGEFKFNQAKTPCLTKEQHDEISAQLDQSAKLLQAEGKLLISPKAPPLKFIWPVRKSATAPYENVWSISNHVDHDLNYPNQLKDWNCGTRTYDTADGYNHQGIDIFTWPFTWFQFENNQAEIIAAADGVIIYKSDGNFDKNCAFNSSNWNAVYVQHSDGSRAWYGHMKKNSLTPKPVGAAVVAGEYLGIVGSSGNSTGPHLHFEVYDSNNQLVDTYQGPCNDFVSGNISWWQVQKPYQDPKINAVLTHTAPPNFGTCPTTEITYQKDDFVSGSNVVAAVYLADQKPGMVIVVRLIRPDGTVAFTTSINSTTFYAASFWYWTLPAGTFNMNGNWKFSANAEGTTVTHNFTYGILNTQDHDAKSIEIFPNPTKDFLNIQGLGAEKIKRVSAYDASGKMISLQAAKKDQVNVSDLENGSYVLMIQTDHKTYKKKFIKK, encoded by the coding sequence ATGAAAAAAATTATTCTACTTCCCCTATTTCTGTTGGGATTTTGGGGAATGTCTCAAAACAGCATTCAATCCGGTTTCGGAGAATTTAAGTTCAACCAAGCCAAAACACCATGTTTAACAAAAGAACAGCATGACGAAATTTCCGCTCAACTTGATCAAAGTGCGAAACTTCTTCAGGCGGAAGGTAAATTATTAATTTCACCCAAAGCTCCGCCGCTAAAATTTATCTGGCCGGTAAGAAAATCCGCCACTGCTCCCTACGAAAATGTCTGGAGCATCAGTAATCATGTAGATCACGACCTCAATTATCCAAACCAGCTAAAAGACTGGAATTGCGGTACCAGAACTTACGATACTGCAGACGGCTACAATCATCAGGGAATTGATATTTTTACGTGGCCTTTTACATGGTTCCAGTTTGAAAATAATCAGGCGGAAATTATTGCTGCAGCAGACGGAGTAATTATCTACAAATCTGACGGAAATTTTGATAAAAACTGCGCTTTCAACAGCTCCAACTGGAATGCGGTTTACGTGCAGCATTCCGATGGTAGCAGAGCTTGGTACGGACACATGAAAAAAAATTCTCTCACTCCCAAACCTGTAGGTGCAGCAGTAGTTGCAGGTGAATATTTAGGAATTGTCGGCAGTTCCGGAAATTCTACCGGTCCGCATCTGCATTTTGAAGTGTATGACAGCAACAATCAACTTGTGGATACTTATCAAGGTCCCTGCAACGATTTTGTATCCGGAAATATTTCCTGGTGGCAAGTTCAAAAACCTTATCAAGACCCAAAAATCAATGCCGTTCTTACCCACACCGCACCGCCTAATTTTGGAACCTGTCCTACTACAGAAATAACTTACCAAAAAGATGATTTCGTTAGCGGAAGCAACGTTGTAGCGGCAGTTTATCTTGCAGATCAAAAACCGGGAATGGTTATTGTAGTGCGGCTTATCCGTCCGGATGGAACCGTAGCTTTTACAACCAGTATTAATTCAACGACGTTCTACGCAGCAAGTTTTTGGTACTGGACTTTGCCGGCAGGAACCTTCAATATGAACGGGAACTGGAAGTTTTCAGCAAATGCCGAAGGAACAACAGTGACGCACAATTTTACTTACGGGATTTTAAATACGCAAGATCATGATGCTAAAAGCATTGAAATATTCCCAAATCCAACCAAAGATTTCTTAAATATTCAGGGACTTGGTGCCGAAAAAATAAAAAGAGTTTCCGCTTATGACGCATCGGGAAAAATGATAAGTCTTCAGGCGGCGAAAAAGGATCAGGTTAATGTATCTGATTTAGAAAATGGCTCTTATGTTTTAATGATTCAGACCGACCATAAAACTTATAAAAAGAAATTCATCAAAAAATAA
- a CDS encoding DUF4136 domain-containing protein — MKKYFFLLLASATLGLTSCSPFNVRSDYAETANFNMYKTYKLRIDDLKLNDIDKDRVLNEVSKQLQMKGMSVAENPDLIVNVKANHKKIQDVQGARPYGMYGWGGPFGWGVGMSRTWTSNYNEGALVLDLIDARTQKLVWQGIGSGISVDSPRAKQRQIPEIVAEIMANYPPQRGK, encoded by the coding sequence ATGAAAAAATATTTTTTTCTCCTTTTGGCATCCGCGACTTTGGGACTTACTTCCTGCAGCCCATTCAACGTGAGATCCGACTATGCTGAAACCGCAAATTTCAATATGTACAAAACGTACAAGCTTAGAATTGACGACCTGAAACTGAACGACATCGATAAAGACCGCGTGCTGAACGAGGTTTCGAAACAGTTGCAGATGAAGGGAATGTCGGTTGCAGAAAATCCCGATTTGATTGTGAACGTGAAAGCGAACCACAAGAAAATCCAGGATGTGCAGGGAGCAAGACCATACGGAATGTACGGATGGGGCGGTCCTTTCGGTTGGGGAGTTGGAATGAGCAGAACATGGACTTCTAACTACAACGAAGGCGCACTTGTTCTGGACCTGATCGACGCAAGAACCCAAAAATTAGTTTGGCAGGGAATCGGAAGCGGAATCTCCGTGGATTCTCCGAGAGCAAAACAGCGACAGATTCCAGAAATCGTGGCAGAAATTATGGCGAATTATCCGCCGCAAAGAGGAAAATAA